The following coding sequences are from one Nicotiana tabacum cultivar K326 chromosome 1, ASM71507v2, whole genome shotgun sequence window:
- the LOC107783536 gene encoding uncharacterized protein LOC107783536 — protein sequence MENRPVDVPESHFKDLLKYWNSSPHKKMSETNTENQNKLKCPHTAGRTPFALIREAKRSNSLILRILCQSKDIFVATRKRKLDRVYKTSYDNTISKIAGRERLQSTQESQDGNHSLMLLHQSWHLNIQVAVA from the exons ATGGAGAACAGGCCAGTAGATGTTCCGGAATCTCACTTTAAGGATCTTCTTAAATATTGGAACTCCTCTCCTCACAAG AAAATGTCCGAAACCAATACTGAGAATCAAAATAAGTTGAAGTGTCCGCACACTGCTGGCAGAACACCTTTTGCTCTAATTCGCGAG GCAAAAAGAAGTAACTCTCTGATACTTCGGATACTCTGTCAAAGTAAGGACATCTTTGTGgctacaagaaaaagaaaacttgacCGAGTATACAAAACCTCATATGACAATACGATTAGTAAAATT GCTGGAAGGGAGAGACTACAATCAACTCAAGAAAGTCAAGATGGCAATCATTCCCTGATGCTTTTGCATCAGTCATGGCACCTGAACATCCAGGTCGCGGTCGCGTGA